The following proteins come from a genomic window of Sorghum bicolor cultivar BTx623 chromosome 3, Sorghum_bicolor_NCBIv3, whole genome shotgun sequence:
- the LOC8079807 gene encoding MADS-box transcription factor 51 isoform X2, with the protein MARRGRVELRRIEDKASRQVRFSKRRAGLFKKAFELALLCDAEVALLVFSPGGKLYEYSSTSIEDTYDRYQQFAGAGRNVNGDNNDNPDVAASDLQSRLKEIATWSEQHNAEESDANELEKLEKLLANALRNTKTKRSPEY; encoded by the exons ATGGCGCGGCGCGGGCGCGTGGAGCTGCGGCGGATCGAGGACAAGGCGAGCCGACAGGTGCGCTTCTCCAAGCGCCGCGCGGGGCTGTTCAAGAAGGCCTTCGAGCTGGCCCTGCTCTGCGACGCCGAGGTCGCGCTCCTCGTCTTCTCCCCCGGCGGCAAGCTCTACGAGTACTCCTCCACCAG CATAGAAGATACATATGACCGCTATCAGCAATTTGCGGGAGCAGGAAGAAATGTGAATGGAGATAACAACGAT AACCCAGACGTAGCTGCTTCAGATTTACAGTCGAGACTTAAGGAGATCGCAACATG GTCTGAACAACACAATGCTGAGGAGTCAGATGCCAATGAACTCGAGAAACTAGAGAAACTCCTGGCAAATGCTTTGAGGAACACGAAAACCAAAAGG